In the Gossypium arboreum isolate Shixiya-1 chromosome 10, ASM2569848v2, whole genome shotgun sequence genome, one interval contains:
- the LOC108482821 gene encoding 60S ribosomal protein L37-3, with product MGKGTGSFGKRRNKTHTLCVRCGRRSFHLQKSRCSACAFPAARKRKYNWSVKAIRRKTTGTGRMRYLRHVPRRFKTGFREGTEAAPRKKVAAASA from the exons ATG GGAAAGGGAACTGGGAGTTTTGGTAAACGAAGGAACAAGACCCACACTCTTTGCGTGAGATGCGGCCGCCGTAGCTTCCATCTCCAGAAGAGCCGTTGCTCTGCCTGTGCTTTCCCTGCTGCCCGTAAGAGGAAAT ATAACTGGAGTGTTAAGGCAATCCGAAGAAAGACCACTGGAACTGGTAGGATGAGGTATCTTCGCCATGTTCCTCGTAGGTTCAAGACTGGTTTCAGAGAAG GTACTGAAGCAGCACCGAGGAAGAAGGTTGCAGCAGCTTCGGCTTAA
- the LOC108482818 gene encoding uncharacterized protein LOC108482818 — MENGGEAKFPAFPYKPYSIQIDFMNALYHSLDKGGVSMLESPTGTGKTLSIICSALQWVLDQRQKDQSEKRVESDEKKGKNGEIGSDDEPDWIKNFVVNKDNQVDEKKSEKNKHGFASEKYKKRMNKDSHRDLFSRNIDEESFLENKECKRSVKKNDVVDLDDNEFLLEEYESEEEGGIGSLNSKRKGNKFTVNSSSEEEEDEFEEEEEVKLKVYFCSRTHSQLSQFVKELRKTIFANEMNVVSLGSRKNFCINEEVLRLGNSTQINERCLELQKSKKKEISKMKNLGTEGKVRRTKASSGCPMLRKHKLQKQFRDEISHQGVLDIEDLVQLGRNIGTCPYYGSRSMITSADLVVLPYQSLLSKASREALGLNLKDSIVIIDEAHNLADSLISMYDAKITLSQLENVHSHIEKYFGRFRSLLGPGNRRYIQTLLVLTRAFLRVLLNDKDGNRLNTCPDAEKGVRENKTFDSSMAINDFLFSLDIDNINLIKLFQYIKESNIMHKVSGYGDKMTTMQKGLAVKENGESCDHGSILSGFQALANMLLSLTNNDGDGRIIISRKRPSSSGEGAYLKYVMLTGEKIFSEIVHETHAVILAGGTLQPIEETRERLFPWLPLDHLHFFSCSHIVPPESILPLAVSRGPSGRSFDFSYGSRSSSTMIEELGLLLCNLATVIPEGIVVFFSSFEYEGQVYDAWKTSGILERILKKKHIFREPRKNTEIEVILMKYKEAIDNPAPKSGAILLAVVGGKISEGINFSDGMGRCIVMVGLPYPSPSDIELLEKVKHIESLGDTSSMEIPKLSISEEHYGGDVQSGFSILRSCRRRGKEYYENLCMKAVNQSIGRAIRHVNDYAAILLVDIRYASDSSKRSFSHPSSKLPQWIKESLVSATNNYGEVHKLLHQFFRFNKNRNCN; from the exons atggaaaatggAGGAGAGGCAAAATTTCCAGCATTCCCTTATAAGCCATATTCAATCCAGATCGATTTCATGAATGCACTTTATCACTCTTTGGATAAAGGCGGCGTCTCCATGCTCGAAAGCCCCACCG GAACCGGCAAAACTCTGAGCATTATCTGTAGTGCTTTGCAATGGGTGCTTGATCAGAGACAAAAAGATCAATCTGAAAAAAGGGTAGAATCTGatgaaaaaaagggaaaaaatggtgaaattggttcAGATGATGAACCTGATTGGATCAAAAACTTTGTTGTGAACAAAGACAACCAAGTTGATGAGAAGAAGAGCGAAAAAAATAAACATGGTTTTGCATcagaaaaatacaaaaaaagaatGAATAAAGATAGTCACCGGGACTTATTTTCACGCAATATAGATGAAGAAAGTTTCCTTGAAAACAAAGAATGCAAAAGGTCAGTTAAGAAAAATGATGTGGTGGACTTGGATGATAATGAGTTTCTGCTTGAAGAATATGAAAGTGAAGAGGAAGGCGGTATTGGAAGTTTGAATTCAAAGAGGAAAGGCAATAAGTTTACTGTTAATTCTTCGAGTGAAGAGGAGGAAGATGAGTTTGAGGAAGAGGAGGAAGTGAAATTGAAGGTCTATTTTTGCAGTCGAACGCATTCGCAGCTTTCACAGTTCGTGAAGGAGCTAAGaaagactatctttgccaatGAAATGAATGTTGTGTCGTTGGGTTCAAGGAAGAACTTTTGCATCAATGAAG AGGTTTTGAGACTAGGAAACTCTACTCAAATTAATGAGCGTTGCTTGGAGCTTCAAAAGAGTAAGAAAAAGGAAATTTCTAAAATGAAG AATTTAGGCACAGAGGGAAAAGTACGGCGAACCAAGGCTTCTTCTGGATGCCCAATGCTCAGAAAACATAAGCTACAAAAACAGTTTAGGGATGAAATTTCTCACCAAGGGGTATTGGATATTGAAGATCTTGTTCAACTCGGAAGAAATATAGGAACATGTCCATATTACGGTTCCCGAAGTATGATCACGTCAGCTGATCTTGTAGTTCTTCCATATCAATCACTCCTTTCAAAAGCATCCCGTGAAGCTCTGGGGCTGAATTTGAAGGATAGTATTGTTATAATAGATGAGGCTCACAATCTAGCTGATTCCCTCATTAGTATGTATGATGCGAAAATTACTTTGTCACAG TTGGAGAATGTACATAGCCACATAGAGAAGTACTTCGGAAGATTCCGCAGTCTATTGGGTCCTGGAAATCGAAGATATATTCAAACACTTTTGGTCCTTACCCGGGCATTCCTCCGCGTTCTACTCAATGATAAGGATGGGAATCGTTTAAACACTTGCCCAGATGCTGAAAAAGGTGTTAGAGAAAACAAAACCTTTGACTCTTCCATGGCCATAAATGATTTTTTATTCTCCCTCGATATTGACAACATTAATTTGATCAAACTGTTTCAGTATATAAAGGAAAGCAACATTATGCATAAG GTCAGTGGGTATGGAGATAAAATGACTACCATGCAGAAAGGTTTAGCAGTCAAGGAAAATGGGGAAAGTTGTGATCATGGTAGCATTCTATCTGGCTTTCAGGCATTAGCAAATATGTTATTGTCACTGACAAATAATGATGGTGATGGAAGGATAATAATCTCAAGGAAGAGACCATCATCTTCAGGAGAAGGGGCTTACTTGAAATACGTTATGCTCACAGGGGAAAAGATTTTCTCTGAG ATTGTGCATGAAACACACGCTGTTATACTGGCAGGGGGAACTCTGCAACCAATAGAAGAAACAAGAGAGCGACTTTTTCCATGGTTACCATTGGATCATCTCCATTTCTTTTCATGTAGCCACATTGTTCCTCCTGAGAGTATATTGCCACTTGCGGTATCTCGTGGACCATCCGGGAGATCTTTTGATTTTAGCTATGGTTCGAGAAGTTCATCAACTATG ATAGAGGAACTAGGTCTCTTACTTTGCAATTTGGCAACAGTCATTCCTGAAGGAATTGTTGTGTTCTTTTCTTCATTCGAGTATGAAGGACAGGTCTATGATGCATGGAAAACCTCAGGAATACTTGAAAGGATTTTGAAGAAAAAGCACATTTTCAGAGAACCTAGAAAAAATACAGAGATAGAGGTCATTCTCATGAAATACAAGGAAGCAATTGATAACCCTGCTCCTAAAAGTGGTGCAATACTCCTAGCAGTGGTTGGTGGCAAGATATCAGAAGGCATCAACTTCAGTGATGGGATGGGTCGATGCATAGTCATGGTTGGACTCCCCTATCCTAGCCCTTCTGACATTGAATTGTTGGAAAAGGTGAAGCATATTGAAAGCTTGGGTGATACAAGTTCTATGGAAATCCCAAAACTTTCAATTAGTGAAGAACATTATGGAGGAGACGTTCAGTCTGGTTTCAGCATTCTAAGGAGTTGTAGGCGCAGGGGGAAAGAATATTATGAAAATCTATGCATGAAAGCTGTAAATCAATCAATCG GTAGAGCAATTCGGCATGTAAATGACTATGCTGCAATTTTATTAGTGGACATCCGTTATGCTTCAGATTCTTCGAAAAGAAGCTTTTCTCATCCAAGCAGCAAACTCCCACAGTGGATAAAAGAGAGTCTTGTTTCTGCAACTAATAATTATGGTGAAGTTCACAAGCTGCTGCATCAGTTCTTCAGATTCAACAAAAACAGAAATTGTAATTAG
- the LOC108482820 gene encoding uncharacterized protein LOC108482820, producing the protein MRNNDAITLLKAQMSMSFVDKSPMKIKKHNGGKEEKNKVGSSQLSKGEEQFYIKRNGGGSYALAKKMKELEMMNVGDMEHVLDVEEALHYYFRLKSPAYLSIVDRFFMEMYSEIFIPPASSSAAGINSSKRRFGSIRM; encoded by the coding sequence ATGAGAAACAATGATGCCATCACATTATTGAAAGCGCAAATGAGCATGAGCTTTGTAGATAAGAGTCCAATGAAGATCAAAAAGCATAATGGAGGAAAAGAGGAGAAAAACAAAGTGGGAAGTTCACAATTGAGTAAAGGAGAGGAGCAGTTTTATATCAAGAGAAACGGAGGAGGAAGTTATGCATTAGCAAAAAAGATGAAGGAATTGGAGATGATGAATGTTGGAGACATGGAGCATGTATTGGATGTAGAAGAAGCACTCCATTATTATTTTAGGCTTAAAAGTCCGGCTTACCTTTCTATTGTTGACAGGTTCTTCATGGAAATGTACTCGGAAATCTTCATTCCACCGGCTTCCTCCTCCGCCGCTGGCATCAACAGTTCAAAGCGTAGGTTCGGATCAATTAGGATGTAG